A genomic stretch from Corynebacterium faecale includes:
- a CDS encoding alpha/beta hydrolase produces MRTVLKVSLTAVAVAVSLILIAVAAIYFWPHESEELQTGTRETVSYDAALERVAAQQQRDQDNSVTSECQSTLMTHGDQSEGAVVFLHGIRVCPSQFDELATYFFEQGYNVYIPVAPAHGTAVNQDHANVKADELVDYLNESVTIATGLGEEVGVVGLSGGAALGTWAAHYRPEVERLLLLSAFYEPSVGHAPSWQLPFLKTLYGYHLVPDQFSTTTDPAAPGFSYRALAQYLIIGQNFREDPSGLALKSVGTVISEDDVHINKELAESIPRTLAEANGLELLVHHIPQEWEADHEIINDTSPAIRNHRDELFQLYLDFYEGRPGALN; encoded by the coding sequence GTGCGCACAGTACTGAAAGTCAGTCTCACCGCAGTGGCGGTGGCAGTGTCGCTCATCCTGATCGCGGTGGCCGCCATCTACTTCTGGCCCCATGAGTCTGAGGAGCTGCAGACCGGCACCCGGGAAACGGTGTCCTATGACGCAGCCCTGGAGCGGGTGGCTGCGCAACAGCAACGCGATCAGGATAATTCCGTGACTTCAGAGTGCCAGAGCACCCTGATGACCCACGGAGATCAGTCTGAGGGTGCAGTGGTGTTCCTCCACGGGATCAGGGTGTGCCCCAGCCAGTTTGATGAGCTGGCCACCTACTTCTTTGAGCAGGGTTATAACGTCTATATTCCGGTTGCTCCGGCCCACGGCACGGCGGTGAACCAGGACCACGCGAATGTAAAAGCTGATGAGTTGGTGGATTACCTCAATGAATCAGTCACCATCGCCACCGGTCTGGGGGAGGAGGTCGGCGTGGTGGGTCTCTCCGGTGGGGCGGCACTGGGCACCTGGGCTGCGCACTACCGCCCCGAGGTGGAGCGTCTGCTGTTGCTCTCTGCCTTCTATGAACCTTCAGTCGGGCATGCCCCGTCCTGGCAGCTGCCCTTCCTCAAAACCCTTTATGGGTATCACCTGGTCCCGGATCAGTTCAGCACCACCACTGATCCTGCGGCCCCGGGCTTCTCCTACCGGGCGCTCGCCCAATACCTCATCATCGGCCAGAACTTCCGGGAGGATCCGTCCGGATTAGCCCTCAAGAGTGTGGGAACCGTCATCTCTGAGGATGATGTGCACATTAATAAGGAATTGGCGGAATCCATCCCCCGGACCCTGGCGGAGGCCAATGGCCTGGAGCTGTTGGTGCACCATATCCCGCAGGAGTGGGAGGCTGATCATGAGATCATCAATGATACGTCCCCGGCCATCCGGAACCACCGTGATGAACTTTTTCAGCTGTATCTGGATTTCTATGAGGGGCGGCCGGGTGCTCTCAACTGA
- a CDS encoding M23 family metallopeptidase, whose amino-acid sequence MRTTGRHHTPRGLSTLRRSALALLAAGAATAATMTPASAQNADFSALSSGGTGIISEIIQTAGIGDTFQAGVARPANGTFTSGFGPRWGTVHQGIDIANAIGTPIYSVMPGTVINSGPASGYGQWIRIQHDDGSMSVYGHMETLNVSVGQRVGAGQHIAGMGNRGFSTGSHLHFEIHPAGSGPVDPVTWFANRGIYF is encoded by the coding sequence ATGCGCACCACCGGACGTCACCACACTCCACGCGGCCTATCCACACTCCGCCGCTCAGCCCTGGCCCTGCTCGCTGCAGGAGCCGCAACCGCTGCCACCATGACCCCCGCCAGCGCGCAGAACGCCGACTTCTCCGCACTCTCATCAGGCGGCACCGGCATCATCTCTGAGATCATTCAGACCGCCGGCATCGGAGACACCTTCCAGGCCGGTGTAGCCAGACCCGCCAACGGCACCTTCACCTCTGGCTTCGGCCCACGCTGGGGCACCGTGCACCAAGGCATCGACATTGCCAACGCCATCGGCACACCCATTTATTCCGTCATGCCCGGCACCGTGATCAACTCAGGTCCCGCATCCGGTTACGGCCAGTGGATTCGTATCCAGCACGATGACGGCTCCATGTCCGTCTATGGACACATGGAAACCCTCAACGTTTCCGTCGGCCAGCGTGTCGGGGCGGGTCAGCATATCGCCGGCATGGGCAACCGCGGATTTTCCACCGGTTCCCATCTGCACTTCGAGATCCACCCAGCAGGATCCGGCCCGGTGGACCCGGTCACCTGGTTCGCCAATCGCGGAATCTACTTCTAG
- a CDS encoding DUF3817 domain-containing protein, which translates to MTTPTQTIQIHPERKKRVRTALTAFSIAAWITGVFLLALVVEMVMKYILQMDLPSWATFIPIAHGWVYIVFLLCTLNLGLKARWDPKRWFTTAIAGVVPLLSFFVENNRRKEVIQTFQLDQPDTV; encoded by the coding sequence GTGACTACGCCGACCCAGACCATCCAGATCCACCCGGAGCGCAAGAAGCGTGTCCGCACCGCCCTCACTGCGTTTTCCATCGCTGCCTGGATCACCGGCGTGTTCCTGCTCGCACTGGTGGTGGAGATGGTGATGAAGTACATCCTTCAGATGGATCTGCCGAGCTGGGCCACGTTCATCCCGATCGCCCACGGTTGGGTCTATATCGTGTTCCTGCTGTGCACCCTGAACCTGGGTCTGAAAGCCCGCTGGGATCCTAAGCGCTGGTTCACCACCGCCATCGCGGGTGTGGTGCCACTGCTGTCCTTCTTCGTGGAGAACAACCGTCGCAAGGAAGTCATCCAGACCTTCCAGCTGGATCAGCCGGACACTGTTTAA
- a CDS encoding non-canonical purine NTP pyrophosphatase: MKLLVASNNAKKLKELQRILDQAGIQGVELIALADAPAYTEPVENGRTFADNALIKARAGAANTGLITLADDSGLEVDALNGMPGVLSARWAGKHGDDQANNDLLLAQIIDVPEERRAAAFVSVCAIVTPDGQEFVEEGRWSGTLLREPVGVNGFGYDPLFVPMEESFLEGRDRSSAQLSAEEKDAHSHRGKALRALVPAIAELAGK, from the coding sequence ATGAAACTCCTCGTTGCCTCCAACAACGCCAAGAAGCTGAAGGAGCTCCAGCGGATCCTCGATCAGGCCGGCATCCAGGGTGTCGAGCTGATCGCCCTCGCTGATGCCCCTGCCTACACCGAACCGGTGGAAAACGGCCGTACCTTCGCTGATAATGCCCTGATCAAGGCCCGTGCCGGTGCCGCGAACACCGGGTTGATCACCCTGGCTGATGATTCCGGCCTCGAGGTGGATGCCCTCAACGGTATGCCCGGTGTGTTGTCTGCCCGTTGGGCTGGAAAACACGGTGATGACCAGGCCAATAATGATCTGCTCCTGGCGCAGATCATTGATGTGCCGGAGGAGCGCCGCGCGGCTGCATTCGTCTCCGTGTGTGCGATCGTCACCCCGGATGGACAGGAGTTCGTGGAGGAGGGCCGCTGGTCCGGAACCCTCCTGCGTGAACCCGTCGGGGTGAACGGATTCGGTTATGATCCTCTGTTTGTCCCCATGGAGGAATCCTTCCTGGAGGGCCGTGACCGTTCCTCCGCGCAGCTGAGCGCTGAGGAGAAGGATGCCCACTCCCACCGCGGCAAGGCACTGCGGGCCTTGGTTCCTGCGATTGCCGAGCTGGCGGGGAAGTAG
- the rph gene encoding ribonuclease PH: protein MTSTTSFTRADGRAQDQMRAVKITRGFTTNPAGSVLVEFGNTRVMCTASVELGVPRFKRDSGEGWLTAEYAMLPAATAERNRRESMAGKVKGRTHEISRLIGRSLRAAVDLSQLGENTIAIDCDVLQADGGTRTAAITGAYVALADAIKVLKEQGVVPGDPLLPPVAAVSVGLVDGQPCLDLPYEEDVRADVDMNVVMTESGEFVEIQGTGEETTFTRAQLNDMLDIAEKGCRELVQAQKAALGI from the coding sequence ATGACTTCAACAACCAGCTTCACCCGTGCGGACGGCCGCGCCCAGGACCAGATGCGCGCCGTCAAGATCACCCGTGGTTTCACCACCAACCCGGCAGGCTCCGTGCTTGTGGAATTCGGCAACACCCGCGTCATGTGCACCGCGTCCGTGGAACTGGGTGTCCCCCGCTTCAAGCGTGACTCCGGCGAGGGCTGGCTGACCGCCGAGTACGCCATGCTCCCTGCCGCCACCGCGGAGCGCAACCGCCGCGAGTCCATGGCCGGCAAGGTCAAGGGCCGCACCCATGAGATCTCCCGTCTGATCGGCCGCTCCCTGCGCGCCGCCGTGGACCTGTCCCAGCTCGGTGAGAACACCATCGCCATTGACTGCGATGTCCTCCAGGCCGACGGTGGCACCCGCACCGCCGCCATCACCGGCGCCTACGTGGCGCTGGCTGATGCCATCAAGGTGCTCAAAGAGCAGGGCGTGGTCCCCGGCGACCCGCTGCTGCCACCCGTTGCTGCGGTGTCGGTCGGGCTTGTCGACGGCCAGCCCTGCCTCGACCTTCCCTATGAGGAAGATGTCCGTGCCGATGTGGACATGAACGTGGTCATGACCGAATCCGGTGAGTTCGTGGAGATCCAGGGCACCGGTGAGGAAACCACCTTCACCCGCGCGCAGCTGAATGACATGCTCGACATCGCCGAGAAGGGTTGCCGCGAGCTCGTCCAGGCGCAGAAGGCAGCACTGGGGATCTAA
- a CDS encoding MBL fold metallo-hydrolase encodes MRLTILGSSGSVPAPGNPASGYLLSAPGAPSLLMDMGPGVLAHLQEIQDPNDAHVAFSHLHTDHCADFASLLVWRRFHPTASAPGRNLCFGPTDTPNRLGRLSADDPEGIDDMEDTFAFAPWVSGQPELVDKFTVTPFSVVHPIQAFAMRVEEHGSGATLAYSGDSAYTEALIEAARDVDVFLCEATWGPSCEDKIPGMHICGQDAGRIAAAAGVKKLIVTHIPPWADKEATVAAAARFYDGPIELGVPGMQIDL; translated from the coding sequence ATGAGATTGACCATCCTCGGAAGCTCCGGAAGTGTGCCCGCGCCAGGCAATCCCGCCTCCGGATATCTCCTGTCGGCTCCGGGCGCGCCATCCCTGCTCATGGACATGGGTCCCGGCGTTCTTGCGCATCTCCAGGAGATCCAGGATCCCAATGATGCCCATGTGGCCTTCTCCCATCTCCACACCGACCACTGTGCAGATTTCGCCTCGCTGTTGGTGTGGCGCCGTTTCCATCCCACGGCGTCCGCGCCGGGTCGGAATCTGTGTTTCGGACCTACCGATACCCCCAACCGTCTGGGGCGGTTGAGCGCGGATGATCCGGAGGGGATCGATGACATGGAGGACACCTTCGCTTTCGCCCCCTGGGTCAGTGGTCAGCCTGAACTGGTGGATAAGTTCACGGTGACCCCGTTCAGCGTGGTGCACCCCATCCAGGCTTTCGCCATGCGCGTTGAGGAGCACGGTTCGGGTGCCACCCTGGCCTACTCCGGGGACAGCGCTTATACCGAGGCCCTCATTGAGGCTGCCCGGGATGTGGATGTGTTCCTGTGCGAGGCGACCTGGGGTCCGTCCTGTGAGGACAAGATCCCGGGCATGCATATCTGTGGTCAGGATGCGGGCAGGATCGCCGCCGCTGCCGGGGTGAAGAAGTTGATTGTCACCCATATCCCACCATGGGCGGACAAGGAGGCCACAGTGGCAGCCGCAGCCCGTTTCTATGACGGGCCCATTGAACTGGGTGTGCCGGGGATGCAGATTGATCTCTGA